In Simplicispira sp. 125, one DNA window encodes the following:
- a CDS encoding proteasome-type protease — MTYCVAIKLNAGLVFLSDSRTNAGLDQISSFRKMMVYEKAGERFMVLLSAGNLSISQSVREILQTTQIKDEVDGEPITIWNARSMFDAARVLGAAVRHVHERDGASLKRSGVDFNVSLVLGGQIQGEGMRLFQVYSAGNFIEATSETPYFQVGESKYGKPVLDRVLTPETPLDDAAKCALVSMDSTLKSNLSVGLPLDLVLYEADRFCSDKIVCITEDNPYFRMLHDSWGEKLRQVFDSIESPNWGGEATEVPILVAPVRCKPLKKITTPRDKLI; from the coding sequence ATGACGTATTGCGTCGCCATCAAACTCAACGCCGGGCTGGTTTTCCTGTCCGATTCGCGCACCAATGCCGGGCTCGACCAGATCAGCTCGTTCCGCAAGATGATGGTGTACGAGAAAGCGGGCGAGCGCTTCATGGTGCTGCTGTCGGCGGGCAACCTGAGCATTTCGCAGTCGGTGCGCGAGATTCTGCAAACCACGCAGATCAAGGACGAGGTGGACGGCGAGCCCATCACCATCTGGAACGCGCGCAGCATGTTCGACGCCGCGCGCGTGCTGGGCGCAGCGGTGCGCCATGTGCACGAGCGCGACGGCGCCTCGCTCAAGCGCTCGGGGGTGGATTTCAACGTTTCGCTGGTGCTCGGCGGGCAAATCCAGGGCGAGGGCATGCGCCTGTTCCAGGTGTATTCGGCCGGCAATTTCATCGAGGCCACGTCCGAGACGCCGTATTTCCAGGTGGGCGAATCGAAGTACGGCAAACCCGTGCTCGACCGCGTGCTCACGCCTGAAACGCCGCTGGACGATGCGGCCAAGTGCGCGCTGGTGTCGATGGACAGCACGCTCAAATCCAATCTATCGGTGGGCCTGCCGCTGGACCTGGTGCTGTACGAAGCGGACCGCTTTTGCTCCGACAAGATCGTCTGCATCACCGAGGACAACCCCTACTTCCGCATGCTGCACGACAGCTGGGGCGAAAAGCTGCGCCAGGTGTTCGACAGCATCGAAAGCCCCAACTGGGGCGGCGAGGCGACCGAGGTGCCCATTTTGGTGGCTCCGGTGCGCTGCAAGCCACTCAAAAAAATCACTACGCCGCGCGACAAGCTCATCTGA
- a CDS encoding type IIL restriction-modification enzyme MmeI codes for MAEDQPDKLALLRRIWTAPGSFKPRQTSRDITEAAAQSFAALAENLRQRGATDGETAAARQQRANQEAHFLTQCLFCFFAEDVGLLPGRMFERLVAHKQITPERLTQGLTQLFTTMQTGGLYGVDDIPWFNGGLFQAIAVPALSAPDLDWSAIDVSIFGTLFERGLDPAKRSQLGAHYTNPATIERLIDPVIRCPLLQK; via the coding sequence GTGGCCGAAGACCAGCCCGACAAGCTCGCCCTGCTGCGCCGCATCTGGACAGCGCCGGGCAGCTTCAAGCCACGCCAGACCAGCCGCGACATCACCGAAGCCGCCGCCCAAAGCTTTGCCGCCCTGGCCGAAAACCTGCGCCAGCGCGGCGCCACGGACGGAGAAACCGCCGCCGCCCGCCAGCAGCGTGCCAACCAGGAGGCGCACTTCCTCACGCAATGCCTGTTCTGCTTCTTTGCCGAAGACGTGGGACTGCTGCCGGGCCGCATGTTCGAGCGGCTGGTAGCCCACAAACAAATCACCCCCGAGCGACTCACCCAAGGCCTCACGCAGCTTTTCACCACCATGCAGACCGGCGGCCTGTATGGCGTGGACGACATTCCCTGGTTCAACGGCGGCCTGTTCCAGGCCATCGCGGTGCCCGCCCTCTCGGCACCCGACCTGGACTGGAGCGCCATCGACGTCTCCATCTTTGGCACCCTGTTCGAGCGCGGGCTCGACCCCGCCAAGCGCAGCCAGCTCGGCGCCCACTACACCAACCCGGCCACCATTGAGCGCCTGATCGACCCCGTTATCCGCTGCCCATTGCTACAAAAATAG
- a CDS encoding CcdB family protein, producing the protein MAQFDVYPHPLEELRATHPYVVQVQSHFLKRPVAVMAVPLAPLDTPQHATVLNPMLEVAGQAFVLETLAIGSFEPGELCSPLANLGQDAQAIWDALDYALHGY; encoded by the coding sequence ATGGCGCAGTTTGACGTTTACCCGCACCCGTTGGAGGAATTGCGCGCCACCCACCCCTACGTGGTGCAAGTGCAAAGCCATTTCCTCAAGCGCCCTGTAGCCGTCATGGCCGTTCCACTCGCCCCCCTGGACACCCCACAACACGCCACCGTGCTGAACCCCATGCTGGAAGTGGCAGGGCAAGCTTTCGTGCTGGAGACTTTGGCCATCGGTTCCTTTGAACCTGGCGAACTCTGCAGCCCACTGGCCAATCTCGGTCAGGATGCCCAGGCCATCTGGGACGCACTCGACTACGCCCTGCACGGCTACTGA
- the mutS gene encoding DNA mismatch repair protein MutS produces the protein MTDDRKTALPTGLENHTPMMAQYLSIKAGYPDTLLFYRMGDFYEVFWQDAEKASRLLDITLTQRGQSAGQPVLMAGVPFHALENYLGRLIKMGESVAIAEQVGDVATAKGPVERKVVRVVTPGTLTDAELLSDKAEALLLAVHQGARARCGLAWLSVTQGRVYLAECAHDELGAWLARVAPSELIYSAGVTDRFEQQLQVLRQSGSYACPASPRPDWQFDGALGERKLLEHLGAASLQAWSAQDLHHAHAAAAALLQYAEHTQGRALTHVHSVQVQCADDLIDLPASTRRNLELVKTLRGEDAPTLFSLLDTCMTGMGSRLLKTWLLEPPRDRSAARQRLAATTALRGPGGAGGGHGPWNALRSELKGVSDVERITARTALRQVRPRELVALGNTLQKAELLAHNAQAPESYLAQIFSHLQPPPNCTDLLQRAIAQEPAALVRDGGVIASGFDAELDELRAIQSNCDAFLLDLETREKARTGIPNLRVQFNKVHGFYIEITGSHLDKVPEDYRRRQTLKNAERFITPELKAFEDKALSASERALAREKWLYEQVLDQLQPHIPQLTRLAQALATLDVLCTLAERSLTLGWCAPQFAGDPCIEIEGGRHPVVQARLAETSSGAFIANHTRLNANTRMQIITGPNMGGKSTYMRQVALIVLLASMGSHVPATSCRLGPIDAIHTRIGAADDLANAQSTFMLEMVEAAQILHAATPHSLVLMDEIGRGTSTFDGLALASGIATHLHDKTHAFTLFATHYFELTELPAKARHAVNMHVAAAEAGADIVFLHELQPGPASRSYGIQVAKLAGVPAPVLHHARHALAALEERASEGELQVDLFAAPAALETAGASPVEAALAAIHPDQLSPREALDALYQLKAVMGKTPPA, from the coding sequence ATGACCGACGACCGCAAAACCGCCCTGCCCACGGGGCTTGAAAACCACACCCCCATGATGGCGCAATACTTGTCCATCAAGGCCGGGTACCCCGACACCTTGCTGTTCTACCGCATGGGCGACTTTTACGAGGTGTTCTGGCAAGACGCCGAGAAGGCCTCGCGCCTGCTCGACATCACCCTCACACAACGCGGCCAGTCTGCGGGACAGCCGGTACTGATGGCAGGCGTGCCCTTCCATGCACTGGAAAACTACCTGGGCCGCCTGATCAAGATGGGCGAATCGGTGGCCATTGCCGAACAGGTGGGTGACGTGGCTACCGCCAAGGGGCCGGTGGAGCGCAAGGTGGTGCGCGTGGTGACCCCCGGCACGCTGACCGACGCCGAACTGCTGTCCGACAAGGCCGAGGCCCTGCTGCTGGCCGTGCACCAGGGCGCGCGGGCGCGCTGCGGTCTGGCGTGGCTGAGCGTGACGCAGGGCCGCGTATACCTGGCCGAATGCGCGCACGACGAGCTGGGCGCCTGGCTGGCGCGGGTGGCTCCGAGCGAGCTGATTTACAGCGCGGGCGTCACCGACCGCTTCGAGCAACAACTGCAGGTGCTGCGCCAGAGCGGCAGCTACGCCTGCCCCGCCAGCCCCCGGCCCGACTGGCAGTTTGACGGCGCCCTGGGCGAACGCAAGCTGCTCGAACACCTGGGCGCGGCCAGCCTGCAAGCCTGGAGCGCACAAGACCTGCACCACGCCCACGCCGCAGCCGCTGCCCTGCTGCAATACGCCGAACACACCCAGGGCCGCGCGCTCACCCATGTGCACAGCGTGCAGGTGCAGTGTGCGGACGACCTCATCGACCTGCCCGCCAGCACGCGGCGCAACCTCGAACTGGTGAAGACCTTGCGCGGCGAAGACGCCCCCACGCTGTTCTCGCTGCTCGACACCTGCATGACCGGCATGGGCAGCCGCTTGCTCAAGACCTGGCTGCTCGAACCCCCACGCGACCGCAGCGCCGCCCGCCAGCGCCTGGCGGCCACCACCGCCCTGCGCGGCCCCGGCGGTGCAGGCGGCGGCCACGGCCCCTGGAATGCCCTGCGCAGCGAACTCAAGGGCGTGAGTGACGTCGAGCGCATCACCGCCCGCACCGCACTGCGCCAGGTGCGCCCGCGTGAATTGGTGGCACTGGGCAATACGCTACAAAAAGCAGAGCTTCTAGCGCACAACGCACAAGCGCCAGAGTCCTATTTGGCTCAAATTTTCAGTCACCTGCAACCGCCGCCAAACTGCACCGACCTGCTGCAGCGTGCCATTGCCCAAGAGCCCGCCGCACTGGTACGCGACGGCGGCGTGATCGCCAGCGGCTTCGACGCCGAGCTGGACGAACTGCGCGCCATCCAGAGCAACTGCGATGCCTTCCTGCTCGACCTGGAAACCCGCGAGAAAGCCCGCACCGGCATCCCCAATCTGCGCGTACAGTTCAACAAGGTGCACGGTTTCTACATTGAAATCACCGGCAGCCACCTCGACAAGGTGCCCGAAGACTATCGCCGCCGCCAAACGCTCAAAAACGCCGAGCGCTTCATCACCCCCGAGCTCAAAGCCTTCGAAGACAAGGCGCTGTCGGCCAGCGAACGCGCCCTGGCGCGCGAGAAGTGGTTGTACGAGCAGGTGCTCGACCAACTGCAACCGCATATCCCCCAGCTCACCCGTCTGGCCCAGGCCCTGGCCACGCTGGATGTGCTGTGCACCCTGGCCGAACGCTCCCTCACCCTGGGTTGGTGCGCGCCACAGTTCGCGGGCGACCCCTGCATCGAGATCGAAGGCGGCCGCCACCCCGTGGTGCAAGCGCGCCTGGCTGAAACGTCGAGTGGCGCCTTCATCGCCAACCACACGCGGCTCAACGCCAACACCCGCATGCAGATCATCACCGGCCCCAACATGGGCGGTAAATCGACCTACATGCGCCAGGTAGCGCTCATCGTTTTGCTCGCCAGCATGGGCAGCCATGTGCCGGCCACCAGTTGCCGCCTGGGCCCCATCGACGCCATACACACCCGCATTGGCGCCGCCGACGACCTGGCCAACGCGCAATCGACTTTCATGCTGGAGATGGTGGAGGCCGCGCAAATATTGCACGCCGCCACGCCGCACAGCCTGGTGCTGATGGACGAAATCGGCCGCGGCACCAGCACCTTCGACGGCCTGGCGCTGGCCAGCGGCATTGCCACGCACCTGCACGACAAAACCCACGCCTTCACCCTGTTTGCCACGCACTACTTCGAGCTGACCGAGCTGCCTGCCAAGGCGCGCCACGCGGTCAACATGCACGTTGCCGCCGCCGAGGCAGGGGCCGACATCGTGTTCCTGCACGAACTGCAACCCGGCCCCGCCAGCCGCAGCTACGGCATCCAGGTTGCAAAATTAGCCGGGGTGCCCGCCCCCGTGCTGCACCACGCGCGCCACGCGCTGGCGGCACTGGAAGAACGCGCCAGCGAAGGCGAACTGCAGGTCGACCTGTTTGCCGCCCCCGCCGCCCTGGAGACCGCAGGCGCCAGCCCGGTCGAAGCGGCCCTGGCCGCCATCCACCCCGACCAGCTCAGCCCCCGCGAGGCGCTGGATGCGCTGTACCAGTTGAAGGCAGTCATGGGGAAAACGCCCCCGGCTTGA
- a CDS encoding Crp/Fnr family transcriptional regulator, translated as MQETVPHGAHQRPLLCVSERAAIDRGRWFAALSPSLRHDIFRLGTVTRYSHGEMIVEQGQLAQHWFACASGAIRFRRTSPGGRQVTLAYVEPGIWVGEAEVLHRGPNTYDAHAHGNTTLLGVAETVFRQLLHEHAEFGEALLTLQARRMRFLYWMMEDMATLPLRARLAKQLLHFMRRFGPRTPQPTCEMPVGISLVQDEMAQLLGCSRQRVNVELKAMERDGVIRMAQRGITILDLAQLEALAQQENQA; from the coding sequence ATGCAAGAAACTGTGCCCCACGGCGCCCACCAACGCCCCCTGCTCTGCGTCAGCGAACGCGCTGCCATTGACCGGGGCCGCTGGTTTGCCGCGCTCTCCCCCTCGCTGCGGCACGACATCTTTCGCCTGGGTACCGTCACGCGCTATTCCCATGGCGAGATGATCGTAGAGCAGGGCCAACTGGCGCAGCACTGGTTTGCCTGCGCCAGCGGCGCCATCCGCTTTCGCCGTACCTCTCCAGGAGGACGGCAGGTGACCCTGGCCTATGTGGAGCCGGGCATCTGGGTCGGCGAAGCCGAAGTGCTGCACCGTGGCCCCAACACCTACGACGCCCATGCCCACGGAAACACCACCCTCCTGGGCGTGGCCGAGACCGTGTTCCGGCAACTCCTGCACGAACATGCCGAATTCGGCGAAGCCCTGCTGACCTTGCAGGCGCGGCGCATGCGCTTTCTCTACTGGATGATGGAAGACATGGCCACGCTGCCGCTGCGTGCCCGGCTGGCCAAGCAATTGCTGCACTTCATGCGCCGCTTTGGCCCCCGTACCCCGCAGCCCACGTGCGAGATGCCGGTCGGCATCAGCCTGGTGCAGGACGAAATGGCCCAGTTGCTGGGCTGCTCGCGCCAGCGCGTCAACGTCGAACTCAAAGCCATGGAGCGCGACGGCGTGATCCGCATGGCCCAGCGCGGCATCACCATCCTGGACCTGGCGCAACTCGAAGCTCTGGCACAACAGGAAAACCAGGCCTGA
- a CDS encoding GGDEF and EAL domain-containing protein: MNVTPSVQPEPSILPTEATAAQVGQSSLQSMLDAVPVALLGFHLQGRDLRLVSANAAARRLHGLRSASTSGVSAAQVFLLLAQTHVLEQLHAAARTGEPLECRHVLRDQGRLVLAWKIHAQSTGIGSILVTVQDVSEAELLRITLAGTDEALQDTRRELDEQTEVFGTMESMAGTGYWRRIWDEGETVLLWSPGLCDIAGFERQEWISPERSLSGILPEDRHIVASAQAAQDGGDIEYRWRRPDGQVRWMRSRVRRPSQQGGVMVEMGVVQDVTEEHRSAEQLRGQLDFIQSIASNIPGFIYQCRIRPDGSPSLPYVSEAVNDLMGVSDQLVRQDIQALERNVLEEDLPRVRRTMRRAVRNLSPWHCEYRVRAPDGDVRWQMTSAALQAEPDGAVLMHGYTLDVTDSKRAAQEIERLAFYDALTQLPNRRLLLDRLHRLVLSSQRTHHHGALLFIDLDNFKDLNDTLGHDMGDQLLTQVAARLSASVRECDTVARFGGDEFVILLEGLDTDTDHAARQAEAVARKLLLALNNPFELAGQQHYSTPSIGLTLFGQERQSVDELLKRADLAMYEAKAAGRNTHRFFDPGMQQALHERSSLEADLRQGLQRGELFVHYQAVVDHHGHVKGAEALARWNHPERGAIAPMEFIPLAEQTGLILPLGQHILHTACQQLVRWAAQQATAHLSIAVNVSARQFRQPDFAAQVLHTLRETGANPKRLKLELTESLLLGDMDDTIERMVQLKREGVGFALDDFGTGYSSLGYLKRLPLDQVKIDRGFVRDVLTDPNDAAIVRTILALAQSLDLDVVAEGVETAGQLGFLRLHGCEQFQGFLFGRPGPASDVEALADGTI; encoded by the coding sequence GTGAACGTCACCCCGTCAGTACAGCCAGAGCCTTCCATCCTGCCTACAGAAGCCACTGCCGCGCAGGTGGGGCAGTCCAGCCTGCAGTCCATGCTGGATGCTGTTCCTGTGGCCTTGCTGGGTTTTCATTTGCAAGGCAGGGACTTGCGACTGGTTTCCGCCAACGCGGCCGCTCGCCGCCTGCATGGGCTGCGTTCGGCGAGTACGAGTGGAGTGTCTGCCGCCCAGGTGTTTTTGCTGTTGGCGCAAACCCATGTGCTGGAGCAGCTCCATGCCGCGGCACGCACGGGCGAACCGCTGGAGTGCCGCCACGTGCTGCGCGACCAGGGGCGGCTGGTGCTGGCCTGGAAGATCCATGCCCAGTCCACCGGCATCGGCAGTATTTTGGTGACCGTGCAGGACGTTTCAGAGGCTGAGCTGCTGCGCATCACGCTGGCGGGCACCGACGAGGCGTTGCAAGACACACGGCGTGAACTGGACGAGCAGACCGAGGTCTTTGGCACCATGGAGAGCATGGCGGGAACGGGCTATTGGCGCCGCATCTGGGATGAGGGCGAGACCGTGTTGCTTTGGTCGCCCGGGCTGTGTGACATCGCCGGTTTTGAGCGCCAGGAATGGATCAGTCCCGAACGCTCCCTCAGCGGTATCTTGCCCGAAGATCGGCATATCGTCGCATCGGCCCAGGCCGCTCAGGACGGTGGCGACATTGAATACCGCTGGCGCCGCCCCGACGGGCAGGTGCGCTGGATGCGCTCGCGCGTGCGCCGTCCGTCGCAGCAGGGCGGGGTGATGGTGGAGATGGGGGTGGTGCAGGATGTGACCGAGGAACACCGCTCTGCTGAGCAATTGCGCGGTCAGCTGGACTTCATCCAGAGCATTGCCAGCAACATTCCCGGCTTCATCTACCAGTGCCGCATTCGCCCGGACGGCAGTCCGAGCCTGCCTTATGTCAGCGAGGCCGTGAACGATTTGATGGGGGTGTCTGACCAACTGGTGCGGCAAGACATTCAGGCCTTGGAGCGCAATGTGCTGGAGGAAGACCTGCCCAGGGTGCGCCGTACCATGCGCCGTGCCGTGCGCAACCTGAGCCCCTGGCATTGCGAATACCGGGTGCGGGCGCCCGACGGTGACGTGCGCTGGCAGATGACCAGTGCGGCCTTGCAGGCCGAACCCGATGGTGCGGTGCTGATGCACGGCTACACGCTGGACGTGACCGACAGCAAGCGTGCTGCCCAGGAAATCGAACGCCTGGCCTTCTACGACGCCCTCACCCAGCTGCCCAACCGCCGCCTGCTGCTCGACCGCCTGCACCGTCTGGTGCTCAGCAGCCAGCGCACCCACCATCACGGCGCCCTGCTGTTCATCGACCTGGACAACTTCAAAGACCTCAACGACACCCTGGGCCACGACATGGGCGACCAGCTCCTCACGCAAGTGGCCGCCCGCCTCTCGGCCAGCGTGCGCGAATGCGACACCGTGGCGCGCTTTGGCGGCGACGAATTCGTCATCCTGCTCGAAGGCCTGGACACCGACACCGACCACGCCGCCCGCCAGGCCGAAGCCGTGGCACGCAAACTGCTTTTGGCCCTGAACAACCCCTTTGAGCTGGCAGGCCAGCAGCACTACAGCACCCCCAGCATCGGCCTGACCCTCTTTGGCCAGGAACGCCAGAGCGTGGACGAACTGCTCAAGCGCGCCGACCTGGCCATGTACGAAGCCAAGGCCGCCGGGCGCAACACCCACCGCTTCTTCGACCCTGGCATGCAGCAAGCCCTGCACGAGCGCTCCAGCCTGGAAGCCGACCTGCGCCAGGGCCTGCAGCGCGGCGAACTCTTCGTGCACTACCAGGCCGTGGTCGACCACCACGGCCACGTCAAAGGCGCCGAAGCCCTGGCGCGCTGGAACCACCCCGAGCGCGGCGCCATCGCACCGATGGAATTCATCCCCCTGGCCGAGCAGACCGGCCTCATCCTGCCGCTGGGCCAGCACATCCTGCACACCGCCTGCCAGCAACTCGTGCGCTGGGCCGCCCAGCAGGCAACCGCCCACCTGAGCATTGCCGTCAACGTCAGCGCCCGGCAATTTCGCCAACCCGACTTTGCCGCGCAAGTCTTGCACACCCTGCGCGAGACCGGTGCCAACCCCAAGCGCCTGAAACTCGAACTGACCGAAAGCCTGCTGCTGGGCGACATGGACGACACCATCGAGCGCATGGTGCAACTCAAGCGCGAAGGCGTGGGCTTTGCGCTGGACGACTTTGGCACCGGGTATTCGAGCCTGGGCTACCTCAAGCGCCTGCCGCTGGACCAGGTCAAGATCGACCGGGGCTTCGTGCGCGACGTGCTGACCGACCCGAACGACGCGGCCATCGTGCGCACCATCCTGGCGCTGGCGCAAAGCCTGGACCTGGACGTGGTGGCCGAAGGGGTGGAGACGGCGGGGCAGCTGGGCTTTTTGCGGCTGCATGGCTGCGAGCAGTTCCAGGGGTTTTTGTTTGGGCGGCCTGGCCCTGCCTCGGATGTGGAGGCGCTGGCCGATGGCACGATCTAA